A DNA window from Methylobacterium sp. NMS14P contains the following coding sequences:
- the map gene encoding type I methionyl aminopeptidase, with the protein MQQEQASAQGARRAPEPPIHGPEGFEGMRRAGRLTAEALDLLMEATQPGVTTEELDKLAYTFAMDHGAYPASLLYRGYPKSICTSINHVVCHGIPNDKPLREGDIVNLDICLILDGWHGDSSRMAYVGEVPRKAQRLCEITYEALMRGVAAVKPGGSTNDIGRAIQSYAEGERCSVVRDFCGHGLGRTYHDAPTILHYVEASYDVPFKPGQFFTIEPMINLGRPAVKVLGDGWTAVTRDRSLSAQFEHTVGVTETGVEIFTISPKGLHQPVNPAT; encoded by the coding sequence ATGCAGCAGGAACAGGCCAGTGCGCAGGGTGCGCGCCGCGCCCCGGAACCGCCGATCCACGGTCCCGAGGGATTCGAGGGCATGCGCCGCGCGGGGCGCCTCACCGCCGAGGCCCTCGACCTGCTGATGGAGGCGACGCAGCCCGGCGTCACCACCGAGGAACTCGACAAGCTCGCCTACACCTTCGCGATGGATCACGGCGCCTATCCGGCCTCGCTGCTCTATCGCGGCTACCCGAAGTCGATCTGCACCTCGATCAACCACGTGGTCTGCCACGGCATCCCCAACGACAAGCCGCTGCGCGAGGGCGACATCGTCAACCTCGATATCTGCCTGATCCTCGACGGCTGGCACGGTGATTCGAGCCGGATGGCCTATGTCGGCGAGGTGCCGCGGAAGGCCCAGCGCCTGTGCGAGATCACCTACGAGGCGCTGATGCGCGGCGTCGCCGCCGTGAAGCCCGGCGGCTCGACCAACGACATCGGTCGGGCGATCCAGAGCTACGCCGAGGGCGAGCGCTGCTCGGTGGTGCGCGACTTCTGCGGCCACGGCCTCGGGCGCACCTATCACGACGCGCCCACGATCCTGCACTACGTCGAGGCCAGCTACGACGTGCCGTTCAAGCCCGGCCAGTTCTTCACGATCGAGCCGATGATCAATCTCGGCCGGCCCGCCGTGAAGGTCCTGGGCGACGGCTGGACCGCCGTGACCCGCGACCGCTCGCTCTCTGCCCAGTTCGAGCACACGGTCGGCGTCACCGAGACCGGCGTCGAGATCTTCACGATCTCGCCGAAGGGGCTGCACCAGCCCGTCAACCCGGCCACCTGA